In the genome of Candidatus Electrothrix rattekaaiensis, the window CTGCAAATTATTTATGATTAACCCTATATTTCTCGCTGATAAATCATTGGCTATCGATTCCATAGCAACAATGGCACTCATATCCAGCATGGTGACTTCCGACATATCCAGTATCACGATCCGCACATCAGGTTGTACGGTGGAAATTGTATTCAGGGCTTTCTGGGCAGAGCCGAAGAACAACGGGCCGTTGATATCATAAACAACCGTATTATCAGGGAGTTCATAGTTGGAATGACTGCTTTCAATCGTGGAAGTATGGGTCAGGCTGATCGTTCTTCGGATAAATAAGACTGCTGCCAATCCCATGCCCACGGCAACGGCAACGGTCATATCAAAAAGCACTGTCAGAAGAAAGCAGATAATAAGGACAAAAACATCCTCTCGGGGTGCGATCCTGACCGTGCGAATAAAATGCCGGGCCTCGCTCATATTCCAAGCAACTATCAACAGCAACGCAGCCATTGAAGACATGGGAATATAGGACAAGAGAGGAGCAAGCAGCAAAATCCCGATCAGGATAAATAACCCGTGGATAACCGAAGAAAAGGGCATAGTTCCGCCCGCTTTGATGTTCGCAGCTGTTCGGGCGATTGCAGCCGTCGCCGGAATCCCCCCGAAAAGCGGCACAAGCAGATTTCCAATTCCTTGGCCGATGAGTTCATCGTTGGGATTATGCTTTTTACCGGACATCCCGTCGGCAACCACAGCACATAATAAGGATTCCAACGCGCCTAATATGGCTATGGTAATTGCTGACGGGAAAAGCAATCTAACGAGTTTAAAATTCAAACCTATGGGATTTCCGTCAGCACCGGGCAGATTCCACGGCCATTCAAAGGATGGGAGGATGGGAGGTATTCCATTGCCTGTTATCCCGTTTATTTCAAAATGAAAGCGACTGCCGATGGTCGCAACCGAGAAGTCGGAAACAATGCGACTGAGCAGCCAAGC includes:
- the dauA gene encoding C4-dicarboxylic acid transporter DauA; translation: MFSVLKKSLHKKPSRPEMQANVLAGLTVGVIALPLSMALAIASGVPPQHGLYTAMVAGIVIALTGGSKVNISGPTAAFVVILLPIVQKFGIGGLLVSGMMAGLILILMGVGKLGRLIEIVPYPVTVGFTAGIGVVIGTFQIKDFLGLNIESMSGHYLDKLSALVLALPSLNWQETLIGASTLAVLLIWPRFRSKVPGHLVALLLGSLAAWLLSRIVSDFSVATIGSRFHFEINGITGNGIPPILPSFEWPWNLPGADGNPIGLNFKLVRLLFPSAITIAILGALESLLCAVVADGMSGKKHNPNDELIGQGIGNLLVPLFGGIPATAAIARTAANIKAGGTMPFSSVIHGLFILIGILLLAPLLSYIPMSSMAALLLIVAWNMSEARHFIRTVRIAPREDVFVLIICFLLTVLFDMTVAVAVGMGLAAVLFIRRTISLTHTSTIESSHSNYELPDNTVVYDINGPLFFGSAQKALNTISTVQPDVRIVILDMSEVTMLDMSAIVAMESIANDLSARNIGLIINNLQPRMILKLRRAGIRKRIGKVAFSRSLEDGFGAARKML